The following proteins come from a genomic window of Candidatus Zixiibacteriota bacterium:
- a CDS encoding NUDIX domain-containing protein: MPKPRRDIGIVPKGFNAAIVKQDADGWKYLVFQRAESETYAGYWGFLTGEKRTDESVAQAVAREIKHGLGLTNIRIFATEYLVQFFEPENDKVWILPLIVVVVPPDAQVTLSDEHQQAQWLTSRSAKHRVSWKNLVKAVDDIADELEIFPAKNWVEIHP; the protein is encoded by the coding sequence AGCCGCGTCGAGATATCGGAATCGTGCCCAAAGGGTTCAACGCCGCGATCGTCAAACAGGATGCCGACGGTTGGAAATACCTGGTCTTTCAACGGGCCGAGTCGGAAACCTACGCCGGCTACTGGGGTTTTCTCACCGGTGAAAAACGCACCGACGAGTCAGTCGCCCAGGCAGTGGCGCGCGAGATTAAACACGGCCTCGGCCTGACCAATATCCGCATATTCGCCACCGAGTATCTGGTGCAGTTTTTCGAGCCGGAAAACGACAAAGTCTGGATTCTGCCGCTAATTGTCGTGGTCGTGCCGCCCGATGCGCAGGTGACTTTGTCCGACGAACATCAGCAGGCCCAGTGGCTCACCTCACGGTCGGCCAAGCACCGGGTGAGCTGGAAGAACCTCGTTAAGGCGGTTGACGATATCGCCGACGAGCTCGAAATCTTTCCGGCCAAAAACTGGGTCGAAATCCACCCGTAA
- the panD gene encoding aspartate 1-decarboxylase, whose translation MLITVCKSKIHRATITEANLNYVGSLTIDENLMKLADLVEFERISIVNVNNGERFDTYVIRGEPGSGTITLNGAAARKGQPGDLIIIIAWALIDKKEAATFKPAVVHVDQNNRPTRK comes from the coding sequence ATGCTGATCACCGTCTGCAAATCCAAAATCCACCGCGCCACGATCACCGAGGCCAATCTCAACTATGTCGGGTCGTTGACTATCGACGAGAACCTGATGAAGCTGGCCGATCTGGTTGAGTTCGAACGGATTTCGATTGTCAACGTGAACAACGGCGAGCGGTTCGACACCTATGTCATCCGCGGTGAGCCGGGGAGCGGCACGATTACGCTCAATGGGGCCGCCGCGCGCAAGGGGCAGCCGGGGGACCTGATCATCATTATCGCCTGGGCCTTGATCGACAAGAAAGAGGCGGCCACATTCAAGCCGGCCGTGGTCCATGTCGATCAGAATAACAGGCCGACCAGGAAGTAA
- a CDS encoding NTP transferase domain-containing protein — MTRKKSAIVLAAGKGKRMKSDLPKVLHEINGQPMIRLLLDTLIPVGFDHLVLVIGHKADLVREALADYPVTFVLQERQLGTAHAVSMAKDKLARFDGTTLVAAGDVPFLSRSSIDRLFGIHEKSGAAATCLSAVFDDPTGYGRIVRKHGTDLIEEIIEHKDATPDVLKIREINTGTFCFDNRLLFEAIEQIDCANVQQEYYLTDAVRILNQKGYPVAVVQAPDPDEVRGVNSVEQLRELAEKFAGD; from the coding sequence TTGACACGCAAGAAATCTGCAATTGTCCTCGCGGCAGGCAAGGGAAAGCGGATGAAATCCGACCTGCCCAAAGTGCTGCACGAGATCAACGGTCAGCCGATGATTCGGCTGCTGTTGGACACGCTCATCCCTGTCGGCTTTGATCACCTGGTTTTGGTTATCGGGCATAAGGCGGACTTGGTGCGCGAGGCCTTGGCGGATTATCCGGTGACGTTTGTTCTTCAGGAGCGCCAGCTTGGCACGGCCCACGCCGTCAGCATGGCAAAGGACAAGCTGGCCAGATTCGACGGTACCACTCTGGTGGCGGCCGGCGATGTGCCGTTTCTGTCGCGATCCTCAATCGACCGGCTTTTCGGGATCCATGAGAAATCGGGGGCGGCGGCGACCTGTTTATCGGCTGTCTTTGACGATCCGACCGGGTACGGTCGTATCGTGCGCAAACACGGTACCGATCTGATCGAGGAAATAATCGAGCACAAGGACGCCACTCCTGATGTCCTGAAAATCAGAGAGATAAACACCGGCACATTCTGTTTTGACAACCGGCTGCTGTTTGAGGCGATCGAGCAGATCGACTGCGCGAACGTCCAGCAGGAGTACTATCTGACTGACGCTGTGCGGATACTCAATCAAAAGGGTTATCCGGTCGCGGTCGTGCAGGCGCCCGACCCGGATGAAGTCCGCGGGGTGAACTCGGTCGAGCAGTTGCGCGAGTTAGCAGAAAAATTCGCCGGTGACTGA